ttgtaaaaatgGTTTCAACACTGCTTGCATTCATCactaattattataatttttcagaaaagttttttgaaataatgatATGCTTTTCTCAAACAGGCTTTTAAggtttttcctttaaaattcaATCGTTtgctttaaactattttttttcttgtacaaAATTTGCtaaaccttataaaaaaaatacagaaaccaCACACATAatcttcgaaaaatttcaacagCTAGAAAAATCACTTCTACACAACATATCCTCTCTGAGTTTATGCAGATtaagaaagtaatttttccatATCATAACATGTCTCTTTTTTACAGTTGTGTAACGGGAAATGACAGCAGTATTCAaaccatttataaaaaaattgtagaaataggtttttttggaatttggaGCACACCATCACATTGAGTGTGCAATTTTACAAATAAGTCTCTTAGAAAATTTAATCTCAAGGTTTTGAGCTATAAATAATTGAGAAACGAAATCCAAACCCAAAAGAACTGGAAGGAGTCGTATCGCCCCACCGTTACGAGATAATGAAAcatggacctcagattcgtgaggagggacaaaaatgacctctaagtaaagttttacgaaaatcgaAGACCATTTATGATTAAAACGatataaatattaattttattctaACTTTTGTAGTAATACAAATATGTcacataaatttttgattttgtttcataatttttacGTTATTTGTTGAGGCTTTCACTGTTTCAGCTTAaaggtatattttcaaaaaaatacagcatttttttgtcgaaaatcTACAATTTCTAATTTTCATTTCCATAACGTATTTCTAGGTCACACCACCCACACACCCAGCTGCACCCTGGGGGTCACCGCAGATCAATCCGTCCAGTTCCGTTATCTGGCAGCGCGGGTTTTCGCACAACCCACGCCGTGTCCGGAGGTCCCTCGTTAGATTAATTAATTAAGCATGATTTATCCTCACACTAtccaatttaaaatcaattagaGCCTCGCTCGCTGAGGGCAGCCTTCAAGTGGCTTAAGCTCACCAAGCTCGAGTCAGTCTTCATTCATGTTTTCGCCAAGTACCATACATCATCGGGCGGGCGCGCGCGCTCGCAGAGATCAAGTGGTCAGGccccctgtttttttttgtttaagggaaACTTAACAAGAAAGGCCCACACGTTTTGTCTAATCCGGACCACCGTCGCCGCGAGGGGGACCGGAACACCGATTAAGCTGGCACCATCCATCACCCGGGGGTAGCAGCTTTGAGCCGAGAGATGGAAGAAGAAAGGTTTCCATAAAGTACAGCGCGAGCGCTAATCAATTGATTTAAATCTGCGCTCATTATCGCGACTGCGCGTTTAAGGCAACCGCAATCTTGTCGCGCACAATGGGATGCGGGTGGTCAAAATTCGTTGTTTAAACATCTTCTCTTACAAATGTGTCAAAatctttcaatatatttttctttctaaaaaaaagttgcaaaaaaatcaacaaatttatgCCATAGTGTCACCCCTTCGGGAGGATGTTTTCCCACGCTGCACCAGATAGTGCTGCCAGCCCGTGGTCCTAGATCTGGCCCCTAGTGATAAACTTTGATTAATGAGCTTATAATTGCTTCCCGCGATGGGCTtgcaacacaacacacacactcacacacacgttCACTTTTCTCTCTATTTGTACTTGTACCCATTTGCGCAAGATGGATTAATTACCACTTGTCTTGCGAAACCGCGCAGTCCCGCAGTGGTCTACTGAAGAAGCACTGGCCGGAATGGCCTGGTCCGGCTTGGCGAGGCAGGTTCCAGCTGGGATTACACACTGCTGGGGGAGAGATGTTCATTCATTATTTCTAATTAAAACTGCCAACCGTGGTAGGGATGGTGAATTCCACCGCACTGACTAGTGGCGGATACCTAATATGTGGGTGATGCATGGATCTTGGATGTGGAGTTTGGCTTGATCCTCTGCCTGGGTGTTGTGTGTCCAAAACCCGTTAGAGCTGTTAATAAATCCAGCGCTAAaacaaatgatatttttaataaattttagtgaccgagaaataaaattaaaaacaagtaaaagttaagtaaaattaattctTTCTGTTTgattcttaaacaaaaaatgattttctaaaaaaatgtttttaaattttcgattttttattgttttatgaaACTACAAAAGCCATATTTTGCGAAAGAGTTTAGCATGATCCAAAATATggttttggagaatttttttttaaataacctgaAATGTTGTcgaacaaaatatcaaaaaagaaaacaaaatagagcaaattctaattttcaacatttttggatGAAGTGCACGGTGTATTTATCCGAgaacattaagataaaaaatcggcaagtctgatatttggcaacatgaaagaagggctctttcccgataTTTTTCGGGGTCTGGCGAAATATtttgtcggggggtctagagcaacccaaatttaccagatttccagctttctttgaaataaccccaaaatccaagctggaaacttCAAAACGACCggataaaaatcttttctttgaaCAATTCGTTATGAAAATgcagcagagcagttctctatgaaatcggtcttttttcttaaattttaatttttgtattttttaatccgactgaaacttttttggcgccttcggtatgcccaaagaagccattttgcatcattagtttgtccatataattttctatacaaatttggcagctggccatataaaaatgatgcatgaaaattcaaaaatctgtatcttttgaaggaattttttgatcgatttggtgtcttcggcaaagttgtaggtatggatatggacttcactggaaaaaaatgatacacggtaaaaaaaattggtgattttttatttaactttttgtcattaaaagttgatttgcaaaaaacactatttttattttatttattttttgatatgttttagaggacatcaaatgccagggttttgaatttcccgggaaacgggaaaaatattttttttgaagagatcggaaaatttcacgaatgtttcatattttaacattgaaaatcggaccattagttgctgagatatcgacattagaaaatggtgtgttgtttgggtgggacttagaaaacatcaattttcctgtttttaaacctttgcatggcaaaatctcagcaacgaagggtcgtatcaacaaagtttaaaaatgcaaaatatagaaaattttctcagcttttcaaaaatatttttttcgatggtgggcaaacatttgcattaattaaaaaaatgaaaaactgcgaatattttcagaaacgtcacctaaaaatggatttaacttgaaaacggtgcactttatcaaaatttcactaaagtactttttgattgcaaatttgattttacatcgaaaaatgaagttgaaaaatttttgcgaccaatttttcgattttttgagaaaacttataactcgctcaaagattttttgcacaacctggaattttctgaaaagttggcatttgatgtcctctaaaaagtaaaaaaaaatagtgtttttttgcaaatcaagttttagtgtcaaaaagttaaataaaaaatcaccaaaatattttttaccgtgtatcatttttttccagtgtagtccgtatccatacctacaactttgccgaagacacgaaatctagcaaaaaattcctttaaaagatacagatttttgaattttcatacatcatttttgtctggacagctaccaaatttgtatggaaaattatatggacaaactaatgatgcaaaatggcttctttgggcataccgaaggcaccaaaaaaatttcattcggattaaaaaatcgaatgaccgaaatctgagagaactgctcagcaagagattgcccggatacaaattcgagCATAAAACACAGCTAAACTGAgagtatttaatttaaaagctatttattacccaaaagattcccaatatatatttttttttaaatcagggcTTCATTTTGGTACTATAATGCagttccaattttggccgcataggtggcgaTGAAATCTAACATTTTCCAGTGACctcctagcgagttggtgtcttagACAAAGTTGTAGTTCTCGTCAAATTACGTATAGTCACcaaacatgtcaaaattctcaaaaataactgcgattagttacagttagtttaaaaaatagatatAACTAAAGTACCTTTTTCGAGTTAAAGGTACTTTAaggtgaatttttttaaaaagtgttttgttttttctttcaatttaacCCGGTACAAcccaattttgaaattgaattgactgtaaaatgaaaaatatggctCAAAGTAATGATAGATGGTGGTAGTGTTGAGATTGTTCGGACCGTATTAAGAGTTCCTTGCAGCAGCATTTTAGTTTATGCAGCTCAAagctaaaataagtttaatattTATTAGGTTCATGTTTTGAGCAGTTCTGTAGAACTTACATTTAGTCTTTTTCGGTAATTCATGTCGACGGAAATGTTTGGTAGAAGTACTTTTGCCCTATATCGTAGAAGCTAACTAGAATAGGCGTTGAGGATCGTTTAGGATTAGTTTAAGAATTCCACCATGGTTACCGGTGTAGTTACTGATCTCACCTGATGATTGATTAAATTTACATAGTAATTAAGCACTAAATTCATTATTTAGTTTGTAATTTTCCCACTCGCGAGGTCGGCTGTGGTGATCTTCCCGATCTTTTCTTTGTTTACATCGTCTCACCTACATTTCTTCGCAGTCCATTCTTTGACACTTCTTTGTTGCCCGATTGTTAATATCTGTCCTCGCTTCAACGAGGGGTTCGAACTCGAAGTTCTGACTCCAGCGCTGCCAGTGTTAACATCCCCCGACCTGTAACGCACTTCCGGTTCCTGCACCACCCTTGCGTTACCAATATCTTGACTGGAGCATGTCCTCGTTGATGGACCTTCACATTGTGAGTCCCTTGCTTGGTAGTACCCAAGTTTCCCAGGGTTGTTTCCGGGGACCGTTCCGGGTTTACTTGGAAGTGAATAGTTTCTATTCATTTGAGCGGTTTCCCCGATCTGTTTTGGATGTGTGTTGGGCTCTGGTTGTTGATCTATTGTGCCGCCAACTTGCGCCTCCTGTGCTTGCTTCGCTCCAATTGGTTGATGCTCCTGAGTGTTAAGCTTGCCTCTGACCTCTATCGACATTCCTTCATCTCGAACAGATGTCAACAAGTCGTTCGACGAGCGTGGTTTCTTCAATTTCGTTTTCTTGATGCTTTTTCTTTTAGTCGACCTTATTCTAATTTCTTTAGTAGCAATGGTGACCTCTGATGCAGCAGCGACTAGAATTGACATGTAGCCAGCAAAGGTGATTAAGTTGACCTGCATGAACTGCCGCTTGTAGAACACCCAGTTCAAACGCTGTTCCACTGGGAGTTTCCTGACCAGGTCTAGCAGTAAAGAAGGGTTGGACAGGTACGCCAGTTGACCTGTTGCTTCTATGTGGTCACATAAACCTTGAACCGCCAAGCCAAATGTTATTAGAGACTCAAGATCGTCCTCCAATAGTGCTGGCAAGCCCTGTAATTTGTTCTGCAAGGTGTGAATGATCAGCTCTGGTCTACCAAACAGCACAAACAAAGTGGACAACACTTGAGGGACACACGCCGGAAAAATGAGCTGGCCTCTAACTGATTCTAGTGCCTTGTCCTGCAGCGCATCTTGTAGTCGGGCTAGATTTTCTGCGTGGGAGAAGCCACACGTATCCGTTGAATTAACGTATGTGCTGTAAAAGAGTGGCCAGTCTTCCGGGTCTCCGCGAAATTTGGGAAGATCTGTAGGCATAACCTGTCGAGCTAGTAGTTGTTGTGGCGTAGGTCCTACCCAGTTAGGAAATGGATTGGACGGGACAGAAATTTCTTTTGTCGACCCCTTTAGCATTGCACCTTGTGGCGGCCAACGAAGCTCACCTTGCAGTGGCAGGTCATCCTGGACCAACCCTTGCGACCACTGTTGCGACTGGTCTTGCTGGGGCTGTCCTTCCAACGACGAGGCTTGTAGCGGTGCTCCGAGCAGCCAATCCAGCGGCTGATATTGCTGCAGCTTACTCTGTGGTGGCCAACACTGATTGAGTCCATGTGGAGGGCGCTGTTGCGGCTGGACTGCCCGTGGCAGCCAACACTGCGTCAGTCCTTGCGGTGGCCACTGTTGCGACGGGAACTGTGGCGGTGCTTCTGGCGGCCATCGTCGCAGCTGGCCTTGCTGGGGCGGCCAATCCTGCATAATTCCTTGCGTTTGCAAACCCAGCGTCAATCCTTGTGGCGGCCAACCCGGCATCGATCCTTGCGACGGCCACTGTTGCGTCTGGTACCGCTGCGGCTGCAAACCCTGTGGCAGTCCTTGTGCAGGCCAACTCTGCGCCAGTCCTTGCGTTGGCAAACCCGGCGTCAGTTCTTGCGGCGGCCAACCCGGCATCGATCTTTGCGACGGGCACTGTTGCGCCTTGTACTGCTGCGGCTGCAAACCCTGCGCCAGTCCTTGTGCAGGCCAACTCTGCGCCAGTCCTTGCGTTGGCAAACCCGGCGTCAGTTCTTGCGGCGGCCAGCCCGGCATCGATCTTTGCGACGGCCACTGTTGCGCCTGGTACTGCTGCGGCTGCAAACCCTGCGCCAGTCCTTGTGCAGGCCAACTCTGTGCCAGTCCTTGTGCAGGCCAACTCTGCGCCAGTCCTTGCGTTGGCAAACCCGGCGTCAGTTCTTGCGGCGGCCAACCCGACATCGATCTTTGCGACGGCCACTGTTGCGCCTGGTACTGCTGCGGCTGCAAACCCTGTAGCGGTCCTTGTGCAGGCCAATTCTGCGCCAGTCCTTGCGTTGGCAAACCCGGCGTCAGTTCTTGTGGCGGCCAACCCGGCATCGATCCTTGCGACGGCCACTGTTGCGCCTGGTACTGCTGCGGCTGCAAACCCTGTGGCAGCGCTCGAGACAACGTGTCATGTGGCAGTGCTTCTGGCGGCAACTGCCGTGACTGATCTCGCTCTGTGCATCCTGTCGTCGAAAAATCCCTTAGCAGTCCTTGCGGTGGCACACCTTGTGGCTGTCTTTGCATTGGTACACCCTGTTGTGTACCTTGTTTCGGATAGTTTTTATAGCTACTATTCATTGAAACGTTATGACTGGCTGGCATTTCGTTAATTTGTCTGACACCGTCTGATGATTCTTGTAGAACTGGAAATCCCATATCAGCAACGCTTGTAGTGATCGGAGTGAAACTAAGGTCGAAAGAGGGCGCGGCCGGCGTGTTCGCCTTTGCCGTTGCGAGCGAGAAACTTCTCGCCTCGTTTTGGCTCCACTGCATCTTGTTCTCCGTCCCTCCAATGGCTTGTTGTTGATTGGATCGGTCTGGAATCTTTACGGTGTGTTTACACCGTTTGATTAGCTCGCCGGTCTCTTTATCGTGTAGCATTTTTTCTCGCTCTGCAGATAGTTTGTGATGGAGAGTGCAGAGATAATCGGTTTTCTCCAGCATGAGGAGAGCTGGCTGATAACCGCTCTGGATACAATTCCTCGCTAAATCCATATCGCTTCCAGTTTTGGATGGTTTGCTGAAGGGCATCTTGGTAAAGGTATGACATAGAGAATACCCTACAGGGGCATCCTTAAATACCGTCATTTTCGTCGAGGCAAGTTCCGAGATGTCCTTAAATCTTTGAGAATGTTGAGATTGTTCGGACCGTATTAAAAGTTCCTTGCAGCAGCATTTTAGTTTATGCAGCTCAAagctaaaataagtttaatattTATTAGGTTCGTGTTTTGAGCAGTTCTGTAGAACTTACATTTAGTCTTTTTCGGTAATTCATGTCGACGGAAATGTTTGGTAGAAGTACTTTTGCCCTATATCGTAGAAGCTAACTAGAATAGGTGTTGAGGATCGTTTAGGATTAGTTTAAGAATTCCACCATGGTTACCGGTGTAGTTACTGATCTCACCTGATGATTGATTAAATTTACATAGTAATTAAGCACTAAATTCATTATTTAGTTTGTAATTTTCCCACTCGCGAGGTCGGCTGTGGTGATCTTCCCGATCTTTTCTTTGTTTACATCGTCTCACCTACATTTCTTCGCAGTCCATTCTTTGACACTTCTTTGTTGCCCGATTGTTGATATCTGTCCTCGCTTCAACGAGGGGTTCGAACTCGAAGTTCTGACTCCAGCGCTGCCAGTGTTAACAGGTAGAATAAACCAAGTTttgtcagaaacaaacataaactaaacaagataaatgcaaatgtaaaaaacccttttttgtctttattaattgaaaatcgtttttttgtcAGGGCTAATGCCCTCATCTTGCTTTATCTCGCAATTTGTTGGTTCgatcttcaatgttaaaaaatgaagctTTTGTTTCAACAATCCGCAGTCCGATCAACAATAAAGTTTGATATATTGGAAGATAAAGACTAAGtgatttttaactaaaaaaatgcaattttcacggggacctttATTCCAAAGCATCATATTTCACGGAACATGACCTTAAAAATCCTATCACATTTTAATTCATAACATTTTATTGTCAGCTATGCATTGTTTTAACCAATCTTTCCTCAATTAGTTTTTAGTCAGGTACTAATGTTGTCAACATTACATTTCCTATCGAATATACATAAAGTAAAACTGTTTAGTGAAATACTTGAAACAGACTTAAAATAGGCATTGCAAACAAATTTGATCTTGTTTAATGATAATAGAACATgatatcaaaactttaaaaacccaATGAAAATCTTCTTGAGGGTTTAAGTTCTACAAAACAAAATCAAGAAGCAAAAacgaaatctttaaaatttcataataaatAATCGTTAAAAGTCTTTAAATTAcgtaaaaatttcaacttttaaaataaattaaaagaaagttTTTACTACAAGGAATGAAAATAAGATTAAAGAAGTTAGTTTCCGATGAAAATCTGGTAAAAACTATCAATGCGCGAAATAGTGAACTCTGattgctcattttttttatctgctccatacggattttttttatcatctaATAGCTAACTGAACTTATTTTATATATATTCTGATTGCTTTCTCCAACCACGGTTCCTGTTCCATCGACTCAGAAAATATCCACACTATCCACTGAatgctttttttgcaattccgctgtgaaactgtcaacttttcctgtccttctaaagaaatgaaacggcctactttttcctaccaaaaataacagaatcgaatagcaacacttttcaaaataaatgctgaaaagttctacttttcagcactgaaatgagtgctgaaaagttgaacttttcagcacttgtttcgaaaagtaaaacttttcaacatttttttatttaaacgatttattggaaaaatacatgaaaattttacttaaaatttcactcaatgggtgtttttcggaattgcaaaaaatattgtatggaactcgttgcaaaacttgattttttcaacactcgtcgtatttatccaactcggtgaacctcgttggataaatgtacgactcgtgctgaaaaaatcctctttttgcaacttgttgaagATTGCTTGTTGTTAACTGACAGTTAAAACaaattactttgaaaaaaaactgagaaatcttttaaaaagctatcaaaatattcatgatGAGTAGGGAGCCCAGAATgtggcactttttttcaaaacctctctccacaagctgaattttGTTTCTTGAGccattttaggactctgggccaaaaaTGAGCTAAAtcgatactcgaaggtgaagtttgtatgggaaaaagaacataccaaagctgtaaaagttgacgctaaaaagttattagcgatttaaaaaagtcttttttgtatgaaaaacatttttttcgccaactttaggcAACAAAAGTTACAGGTCTTTTGGCTACCTATCAACGACGAATAATATGATGTTGTTTGTTTAGTTTAGTCttcggttgaaaaaaaaaattcaaataattttaaatattttcagtaaTTGAGTTGAAACTAACTTTCTTTAAAGTCATTTAAAAGCAAATGCAATAAGACAAGATCGTTAGTGGACCCAtctcaaaattcattaaaaataaccctggtGCTGCAATTTTTAGAGGCAATTTTAAACCTCTAATCAAATTAGTTTGAGCTTTTCGGTCCATGTGAATATCATCTTTCTACCTTTATTTGATgtcatcaaacaaaaaaaacgagtcACGAGATCATGGGAAACGAGCGCCCCTGATTCCAGGGTGTCACATGTTTGCTGTTCTCCAAAAATTACAACCTATTAGGACAGTAGCTTGTAGAACCATTAATTTGACGCTGTCGCGACACCTGTCTGCGGCCAAAAAGCTTCTGTTTCTTGTCGGTTGACGCCAGGTTTTCTAAGAATTTCGTTCAAATGGCTTTTTTTGGCAGTTTTGCAGAACCTTTGGCTCGAGGATCTTCACAGATCTTGAGAAGGCAACCAAGCGAGGCACTCTCGCTCGCTCGAAGAAATTACTTGTCAGATGTACGGAAAATTAGATTACACCACCGCAAGAATTCTGACCCCTTCCTGGATGGTGCAGAACCCGTGAAACCAGCTAACGCAACGTTACGACCGTTGCAAGGCTGCCTTGGCTGGATGAGGGCCCGATGCGTACATAAATGGCATTAGTGCTGGTTAATATCATGCTTCTCTCCCATTCATCGGTATAGTGAATTACCGAGCTGTCTCGTACCTGTTTTTGCGCTGGATCAACGCTAAGAACAGTGTTCTGTGGCCTGACTTTTAATTAGATTTTCCTTTTATTGTTTTTCCGCGCTGCCAAGATGCTCCGTAGCGTGAAACACGTCAACCTGGGAGATGTTCTGCCAGTCGCGAGTCAGTGTCAAACGACGACCAGCTTTGGAGGAGATTTTCCGCGATATGTAGCTAATCGGGAGCTACCGGCTTCGTGCAGATCTGCAGACGGCAAGCAGCGGTGTCGGTGAACTTGTGTGATCTTGGGGTCTTGTTACGCGCGAGTCTCTAATAAGTACTGTATCGGAAGGCACGTCCGTCAGCTCATACGAGGCACCACGTGGAGAAAGATCTTGAAGTTCGTGTTCATGCTCTTAGATCTCCTGACCAGATTCCTTCCCCAGGGGGTTTGACTTGTAATAATTATGATAAAGTCAACGATAATGACGTGAGAAGTGCAATTGTCAGAATAGGTGAGGTTACATGCTTTGCTCTAAACAATATGATAATCCCTCGGATTAGATGCAATTAGAACAACTGCTCAACCATGCTAGCAGGAAACGGTCATCAACCTCTTCATCAGCATCCGCAAACCAAAGTGGTAGCGATCGACCAGCAAATCGTGCTCAAGTCATCGACTTAATCAATTCCCTCAAATCTAGGTCAAGGCTTCTGCGTCTTCCTCCGGGGGGAGAGATGCAGCAAATTCGCCGCAATTTCATCATCAATTTCACGCAATTGCCACTCTTTTTTTCTCCCCAACCAAACAGCTTTTTCCATTAGTCCGCAGGTCGTTTACTCGCGCAGATCAATTTCCGCGCGCGGAATTGAGTCATCATGTCGTCGTCGGCTCGAGCCGCCATTCTAATGGTCGGTtattgcataacctcaaaacggCCACCACTTGGGGTGAGAATATAAAAATGAAGTGTTATAACGCGGCCCGATTACGGGGCGGGGATCGAAAGCGGAAcgatcgatattttttttctctaaaacggGAAAGCTTGGCCGGTTCAGCGAAATCTATCAACCTTGAGTTCAACCCACAAATGAGTGCACTTATTTTCACGCGCCTCGGAATTTGCACTGAGCTGGAAAATTGACTGCAATGTGGTAGGAATCCGGCGTGGTGTTACAGAGGATAATTCAATAAGTAAATTGTTGAGTTCCGCATCATTCATGGGTGGATGCATGTTGAACTTGGTAGCACCTCTATTATTGATATATTTGTAAATGTTATGTGGTTTTTCAATCGTAAAATGCCTATAGTCATCAATCTTTTAGGTTAATTGAACATGAAAATAAAACGGAGAAAGTGGATTCTCCATAGAAATAATCAATTCTCTAtcgaaaccggaaatggattttatttgtatttttttatttgacttaaactttgtgggggccttccctatgaccaaataagctattttgcgttcaagtctccatacaattttggctgctgtccatacaaaaatggtatgtaaatattcaaacagctgtaacttttgagtgaattttctgatcaatttggtgtcttcggcaaagttgtaggtattgttgaggacttttgagaaaaaaataggcacacggaaaaaaattgcagattttttaatcaacttttttttaactaaacctcaatttcccaaaatacgtattttttgattttcgagattttttgatatggtttaggggacaaaaatcggcaaattttgagccatagagaaacatggtcaaaaaatctgccgccgagttaggctggtacaaatatttttaaaagtttttgtcacccttcaaaattggcccgaaaaatcagggggcaaaaaaaaaaaattttacaataaacttcaaaatttcaatgaaaattcaagtgcaaccagctgaaatcaaattaaaatacattctcctgcgtttaaaatcattttttgcatgtttgggtttattaaaaaatcttaagatttttagaaaaatttcgatgcaaaatcttttttttcgatacaatttttgtttttgtgagatcttagattttttgaaaactaatgattgcaaaacaactgaactagtgtaaaatgcattttaaaacacttttttcatttaaatgtgaagattatggcttggtatttaaatttttatatttttttatttttttgccccccccccccttgacctcggctagggccgagggacaaaaacttttttaaatatttgcatcggccttatgaatttttgaaaaaatagtgatttttggaaaaaaatcgaaatttcatgcaaaaacaagtttgacattatttttt
This is a stretch of genomic DNA from Culex pipiens pallens isolate TS chromosome 1, TS_CPP_V2, whole genome shotgun sequence. It encodes these proteins:
- the LOC120431526 gene encoding uncharacterized protein LOC120431526, which translates into the protein MTVFKDAPVGYSLCHTFTKMPFSKPSKTGSDMDLARNCIQSGYQPALLMLEKTDYLCTLHHKLSAEREKMLHDKETGELIKRCKHTVKIPDRSNQQQAIGGTENKMQWSQNEARSFSLATAKANTPAAPSFDLSFTPITTSVADMGFPVLQESSDGVRQINEMPASHNVSMNSSYKNYPKQGTQQGVPMQRQPQGVPPQGLLRDFSTTGCTERDQSRQLPPEALPHDTLSRALPQGLQPQQYQAQQWPSQGSMPGWPPQELTPGLPTQGLAQNWPAQGPLQGLQPQQYQAQQWPSQRSMSGWPPQELTPGLPTQGLAQSWPAQGLAQSWPAQGLAQGLQPQQYQAQQWPSQRSMPGWPPQELTPGLPTQGLAQSWPAQGLAQGLQPQQYKAQQCPSQRSMPGWPPQELTPGLPTQGLAQSWPAQGLPQGLQPQRYQTQQWPSQGSMPGWPPQGLTLGLQTQGIMQDWPPQQGQLRRWPPEAPPQFPSQQWPPQGLTQCWLPRAVQPQQRPPHGLNQCWPPQSKLQQYQPLDWLLGAPLQASSLEGQPQQDQSQQWSQGLVQDDLPLQGELRWPPQGAMLKGSTKEISVPSNPFPNWVGPTPQQLLARQVMPTDLPKFRGDPEDWPLFYSTYVNSTDTCGFSHAENLARLQDALQDKALESVRGQLIFPACVPQVLSTLFVLFGRPELIIHTLQNKLQGLPALLEDDLESLITFGLAVQGLCDHIEATGQLAYLSNPSLLLDLVRKLPVEQRLNWVFYKRQFMQVNLITFAGYMSILVAAASEVTIATKEIRIRSTKRKSIKKTKLKKPRSSNDLLTSVRDEGMSIEVRGKLNTQEHQPIGAKQAQEAQVGGTIDQQPEPNTHPKQIGETAQMNRNYSLPSKPGTVPGNNPGKLGYYQARDSQCEGPSTRTCSSQDIGNARVVQEPEVRYRSGDVNTGSAGVRTSSSNPSLKRGQILTIGQQRSVKEWTAKKCR